The following nucleotide sequence is from Candidatus Methylomirabilota bacterium.
GTCCTCCAGCAGGGCGATGTCGGTGCTGGTGCCGCCCATGTCGAAGGTGATGAGGTTGCCCTCGCCGAGCAGCCGCGCGGCATGACGGCTGCCCGCGATGCCGCCGGCGGGGCCGGAGAGCACCGCGCCCGCGGCGAGGCGCACCGAATCCGCGATGGTGGCGACGCCACCGTGCGATTGCATGATGAGCACCTCGCCGCGGTAGCCCGCCTTCTGCAGCCGCGCGCCCAGGCTGCCCAGGTAGCGTCCGAGCACCGGGCCCACGTAGGCGTTGACCACGGTGGTCCCGAAGCGCTCGTACTCCTTGATCTGCGCGAGGACGTCGGAGGAGAGCGAGACGTAGGCGCCGGGCAGCCGTCGGGCAAGCAGCTTGCGCGTCTCCCGCTCGTGACGCGGATCACGGTACGAGTGGAGATAGCACACCGCCACCGCGCCCACCCCGGAGTCGGCGAGCCGGCGGATCGCCGCCTCCGCCGAGCGGCGGGACAGCGGCGTCGCCACGGTTCCATCGAAGCGCATGCGCTCCGTCACGTCGAGCCGTCGCGCCCGCGGCACCAGCGGCACCGGCGGCGGCATGCGCAGATTGTAGCGGTCGTCCTTCAGGCCCTCGCGCATCTCGATGACGTCGCGGTGGCCCTCGGTGGTGAGCATGCCGACCTTGGCGCCCTTCCGCTCGAGCAGGGCGTTGGTGGCCACGGTGGTGCCGTGCACGATCAGGCCGGCCTCGCCGAGCAGCTCGGCCAGCTCCATCCCGAGCTCGCCGGCCAGCAGCTCGAGCCCGTCCATCACGCCGATCGAGGGGTCGGCGGGCGTCGACGCCGACTTCGCGATGGTCACGCGGCCGGCGTCGTCCACTCCGACCAGATCGGTGAAGGTGCCGCCGACGTCGACGCCGATCCGCAGCACGTCAGGCCCTCCCGCGCCGCGGCCGGGCCGAGACGAAGCCGTTGACCCGGTCGGCCGCCCGCGCCTCGCGCGAACGCCTCGCGGGCGAGCCGTAGCCGCCGCCGCCCATCGACTCGACCAGGAAGACGGCTCCGGGCGGGATCGGGACGCCGACCTCCTTGGTCTTGAGCACCCGCGTCTTCCCGCGCGCGATCATCCGGTAGCGGTGGGGCAGGCCGTCGCGGCCGCCCAGCACGCCGTACGCGGAATGCCGGACGCCGTCTCCGGCGGTGTTGCCGAGGGCGGGCTCGGTGGTCTCCATGCGCAGCTCGAGCACCGAGCCGACGCCGCCGCGAAACTGCCCGTCGCCCGCGGAGTCGGGACGGAACTCGTGGCGCTTGAAGAACAGCGGAAACCGCGTCTCCGCGACCTCCACGCTGCCGAACTTGATACCGCCCGCGGCCTGTCCTTCGCCCGCGGTCTCCCAGCCGTCGCCAGCCACCGAGGCTCCCCCGCCGCCGCGGGCGTGGAAGAGGTGCCAGATGAACTTGCGCTTGTTGCGCGGGTTCACCCCGGAGATCGCGATGCGGAAGCGTCGCGACCAGCCGGCGAGCACCCGGTCCGGGCAGCTCGTCGCGAGAGCTCGGATCATCGCCTCCGCGATCTCCTGCGCGCAATGGTTGGTCGACAGCGTGACCGGCGCGGGCGGCCGCGGCCACACCACCGTGCCCTCCTTCGCCTTCACGGTCACCGGACGGAACGTGCCCTCGTTCTTCGGCGTACGCGGGTCGATCAGGTAGGCCAGCGCCATGTGGACCGCCGACATCGTGTTGGGCCACGCGGAGTTCACGAAGCCGGTCACTTGCGAATGCGAGTCGCTCAGGTCCACCACGAGCGAATCGCCCTTCTTGGTCACGGTGGCGCGGATGTGGACGTCGCGGAAGCCGTGGCCGTCGTCGTCGAGGACGGACTCGCCCCGGAAGACGCCGTCCTTCCAGCCGCGGATGCACTCACGGGACTGACGCTCGGCGCCGTCGAGGATCTCGCCCACCGTCTCCTGCACCGTCGCGAGCCCGTACTCCTCCACCAGCTTGAGCAGACGGCGCTCGCCGATGCGGGCCGAGCCCATCATCGCCCGCAGGTCGCCCTGGAAGTCGCGCG
It contains:
- a CDS encoding hydantoinase/oxoprolinase family protein gives rise to the protein MLRIGVDVGGTFTDLVGVDDAGRVTIAKSASTPADPSIGVMDGLELLAGELGMELAELLGEAGLIVHGTTVATNALLERKGAKVGMLTTEGHRDVIEMREGLKDDRYNLRMPPPVPLVPRARRLDVTERMRFDGTVATPLSRRSAEAAIRRLADSGVGAVAVCYLHSYRDPRHERETRKLLARRLPGAYVSLSSDVLAQIKEYERFGTTVVNAYVGPVLGRYLGSLGARLQKAGYRGEVLIMQSHGGVATIADSVRLAAGAVLSGPAGGIAGSRHAARLLGEGNLITFDMGGTSTDIALLEDGEPHLTGDKAVGTSKVALPSIDIHTLGAGGGSIATVDAGGILHVGPESAGAVPGPACYGR
- a CDS encoding hydantoinase B/oxoprolinase family protein; this encodes MATDPITVSVIQHRLESIVQEMGEAMLRTAYSQILNSSRDFSTAVFDAEGRLAAQAEHVPIHVGALPWAVASVADFFKGRIAPGDLFLLNDPYHGNNHLPDLTVLLPVFVGDRPVFWSINRAHQHDIGGATHGAYNPGATEIWQEGIRITPLKLYDRGTLRDDVLEMVATNVRHPRDFQGDLRAMMGSARIGERRLLKLVEEYGLATVQETVGEILDGAERQSRECIRGWKDGVFRGESVLDDDGHGFRDVHIRATVTKKGDSLVVDLSDSHSQVTGFVNSAWPNTMSAVHMALAYLIDPRTPKNEGTFRPVTVKAKEGTVVWPRPPAPVTLSTNHCAQEIAEAMIRALATSCPDRVLAGWSRRFRIAISGVNPRNKRKFIWHLFHARGGGGASVAGDGWETAGEGQAAGGIKFGSVEVAETRFPLFFKRHEFRPDSAGDGQFRGGVGSVLELRMETTEPALGNTAGDGVRHSAYGVLGGRDGLPHRYRMIARGKTRVLKTKEVGVPIPPGAVFLVESMGGGGYGSPARRSREARAADRVNGFVSARPRRGRA